From Suncus etruscus isolate mSunEtr1 chromosome 6, mSunEtr1.pri.cur, whole genome shotgun sequence, one genomic window encodes:
- the HEYL gene encoding hairy/enhancer-of-split related with YRPW motif-like protein isoform X1: MRRCGLRPSKLERTMCGTFPPSRWPSPACPHRIIEKRRRDRINSSLSELRRLVPTAFEKQGSSKLEKAEVLQMTVDHLKMLHATGGAGFFNARALAIDFRSIGFRECLTEVIRYLGVLEGPSSRADPVRIRLLSHLNSYAAEMEPCPTPPGPLAFAAWPWSFLHGCPGLSAPSSQLALLGRVPIPVPPSTSTLAYPLPALRAPPVRRASGTALPARRGLLASRGAASTRRARTLERSAAPLPTVPSGRAAQSSLMAPLLRSPSPTPSGVVRSPAYSAVPALRASSPGPAGKPPSTGRWIPEIAEIGAI, from the exons ATGAGACGGTGTGGACTAAGACCTTCAAAGCTGGAGAGAACAATGTGTGGAACTTTTCCACCCTCCAGGTGGCCTAGCCCTGCCTGCCCCCACAGG ATCATAGAAAAGCGGCGCCGGGACCGCATTAACAGCAGCCTTTCGGAGCTTCGGCGCCTTGTCCCCACGGCCTTTGAGAAGCAG GGCTCCTCGAAGCTGGAGAAGGCTGAGGTTCTCCAGATGACGGTTGATCATTTGAAAATGCTCCACGCCACAGGAGGGGCAG GATTCTTCAATGCCCGAGCCTTGGCCATTGACTTCCGGAGCATCGGATTTCGAGAATGTCTCACTGAGGTCATCAGATACCTGGGTGTCCTTGAAGGACCCAGCAGCCGTGCAGACCCTGTCCGGATTCGCCTTCTCTCCCACCTCAACAGCTACGCTGCTGAGATGGAGCCCTGCCCTACGCCCCCTGGACCACTGGCCTTTGCTGCTTGGCCTTGGTCCTTCCTCCATGGCTGTCCTGGTCTCTCAGCCCCTAGTAGTCAGCTTGCCCTCCTTGGCAGAGTGCCCATCCCCGTGCCCCCCAGCACCTCCACACTTGCTTACCCACTCCCTGCCCTCCGAGCCCCACCTGTGCGCAGAGCCTCCGGCACTGCCCTGCCTGCCCGGAGGGGTTTACTAGCCAGTCGAGGGGCAGCTTCCACCAGGCGGGCTCGGACCCTGGAAAGGTCAGCTGCACCCCTGCCCACGGTCCCCAGTGGCAGGGCTGCCCAGAGCAGCCTCATGGCTCCCCTCCTTCGATCCCCTTCCCCTACACCCTCTGGGGTGGTGAGGTCCCCTGCTTACTCAGCTGTTCCTGCCCTTAGGGCTTCTTCCCCAGGGCCAGCAGGGAAGCCACCAAGCACTGGGCGCTGGATTCCTGAGATTGCAGAAATAGGGGCTATCTGA
- the HEYL gene encoding hairy/enhancer-of-split related with YRPW motif-like protein isoform X3 has protein sequence MTPESPPLPDQIIEKRRRDRINSSLSELRRLVPTAFEKQGSSKLEKAEVLQMTVDHLKMLHATGGAGFFNARALAIDFRSIGFRECLTEVIRYLGVLEGPSSRADPVRIRLLSHLNSYAAEMEPCPTPPGPLAFAAWPWSFLHGCPGLSAPSSQLALLGRVPIPVPPSTSTLAYPLPALRAPPVRRASGTALPARRGLLASRGAASTRRARTLERSAAPLPTVPSGRAAQSSLMAPLLRSPSPTPSGVVRSPAYSAVPALRASSPGPAGKPPSTGRWIPEIAEIGAI, from the exons ATGACCCCAGAGTCTCCCCCTCTCCCGGACCAG ATCATAGAAAAGCGGCGCCGGGACCGCATTAACAGCAGCCTTTCGGAGCTTCGGCGCCTTGTCCCCACGGCCTTTGAGAAGCAG GGCTCCTCGAAGCTGGAGAAGGCTGAGGTTCTCCAGATGACGGTTGATCATTTGAAAATGCTCCACGCCACAGGAGGGGCAG GATTCTTCAATGCCCGAGCCTTGGCCATTGACTTCCGGAGCATCGGATTTCGAGAATGTCTCACTGAGGTCATCAGATACCTGGGTGTCCTTGAAGGACCCAGCAGCCGTGCAGACCCTGTCCGGATTCGCCTTCTCTCCCACCTCAACAGCTACGCTGCTGAGATGGAGCCCTGCCCTACGCCCCCTGGACCACTGGCCTTTGCTGCTTGGCCTTGGTCCTTCCTCCATGGCTGTCCTGGTCTCTCAGCCCCTAGTAGTCAGCTTGCCCTCCTTGGCAGAGTGCCCATCCCCGTGCCCCCCAGCACCTCCACACTTGCTTACCCACTCCCTGCCCTCCGAGCCCCACCTGTGCGCAGAGCCTCCGGCACTGCCCTGCCTGCCCGGAGGGGTTTACTAGCCAGTCGAGGGGCAGCTTCCACCAGGCGGGCTCGGACCCTGGAAAGGTCAGCTGCACCCCTGCCCACGGTCCCCAGTGGCAGGGCTGCCCAGAGCAGCCTCATGGCTCCCCTCCTTCGATCCCCTTCCCCTACACCCTCTGGGGTGGTGAGGTCCCCTGCTTACTCAGCTGTTCCTGCCCTTAGGGCTTCTTCCCCAGGGCCAGCAGGGAAGCCACCAAGCACTGGGCGCTGGATTCCTGAGATTGCAGAAATAGGGGCTATCTGA
- the HEYL gene encoding hairy/enhancer-of-split related with YRPW motif-like protein isoform X2, with protein sequence MARPLSTPSPSQMQARKKRRGIIEKRRRDRINSSLSELRRLVPTAFEKQGSSKLEKAEVLQMTVDHLKMLHATGGAGFFNARALAIDFRSIGFRECLTEVIRYLGVLEGPSSRADPVRIRLLSHLNSYAAEMEPCPTPPGPLAFAAWPWSFLHGCPGLSAPSSQLALLGRVPIPVPPSTSTLAYPLPALRAPPVRRASGTALPARRGLLASRGAASTRRARTLERSAAPLPTVPSGRAAQSSLMAPLLRSPSPTPSGVVRSPAYSAVPALRASSPGPAGKPPSTGRWIPEIAEIGAI encoded by the exons ATGGCCAGGCCCCTGTCCACCCCCAGTCCTTCCCAGATGCAAGCCCGGAAGAAACGCCGAGGG ATCATAGAAAAGCGGCGCCGGGACCGCATTAACAGCAGCCTTTCGGAGCTTCGGCGCCTTGTCCCCACGGCCTTTGAGAAGCAG GGCTCCTCGAAGCTGGAGAAGGCTGAGGTTCTCCAGATGACGGTTGATCATTTGAAAATGCTCCACGCCACAGGAGGGGCAG GATTCTTCAATGCCCGAGCCTTGGCCATTGACTTCCGGAGCATCGGATTTCGAGAATGTCTCACTGAGGTCATCAGATACCTGGGTGTCCTTGAAGGACCCAGCAGCCGTGCAGACCCTGTCCGGATTCGCCTTCTCTCCCACCTCAACAGCTACGCTGCTGAGATGGAGCCCTGCCCTACGCCCCCTGGACCACTGGCCTTTGCTGCTTGGCCTTGGTCCTTCCTCCATGGCTGTCCTGGTCTCTCAGCCCCTAGTAGTCAGCTTGCCCTCCTTGGCAGAGTGCCCATCCCCGTGCCCCCCAGCACCTCCACACTTGCTTACCCACTCCCTGCCCTCCGAGCCCCACCTGTGCGCAGAGCCTCCGGCACTGCCCTGCCTGCCCGGAGGGGTTTACTAGCCAGTCGAGGGGCAGCTTCCACCAGGCGGGCTCGGACCCTGGAAAGGTCAGCTGCACCCCTGCCCACGGTCCCCAGTGGCAGGGCTGCCCAGAGCAGCCTCATGGCTCCCCTCCTTCGATCCCCTTCCCCTACACCCTCTGGGGTGGTGAGGTCCCCTGCTTACTCAGCTGTTCCTGCCCTTAGGGCTTCTTCCCCAGGGCCAGCAGGGAAGCCACCAAGCACTGGGCGCTGGATTCCTGAGATTGCAGAAATAGGGGCTATCTGA